One genomic window of Camelina sativa cultivar DH55 chromosome 5, Cs, whole genome shotgun sequence includes the following:
- the LOC104787685 gene encoding LEAF RUST 10 DISEASE-RESISTANCE LOCUS RECEPTOR-LIKE PROTEIN KINASE-like 1.4 isoform X1, with amino-acid sequence MINLSPSLSKSISYSFIWMLFVILPSYVFSAEQHHVLCSPSFSCGNQSGLLYPFWIPGRKDCGHPDFELDCSGGFPELSISSVKFQILAANYTSGIIKLARSDYSDDPCSQDSLKISFNETVLPIAPTTDWLSVYYNCDQDFSPFVNATYVKELECGDDDRRNYYVTRNLVSSLLEGYSSVFIDFRRSCSIYINIPASRTALNTLESFPSTDNLNKAFKESFEVGVNLDCKKCRDSGGSCGYNHILTTSGFVCYCIDDQPGNGVCGSTDKVGKKSTKANTGIIAAAVSISALALIVACVFLLIRRRRKTQEAQYTSKDLPTTSYSSRETSRNPTSTTISSSSNHSYLPSMSISNLPNGSDYYGVQVFSYEELEEATENFSRELGDGGFGTVYYGMLKDGRAVAVKRLYERSLKRVEQFKNEIEILKRIKHQNLVILYGCTSRHSRELLLVYEYISNGTLAEHLHGDRAEARPLSWSTRLNVAIETASALSFLHKSEIIHRDVKTTNILLEDNYQVKVADFGLSRLFPMDQTHISTAPQGTPGYVDPEYYQCYRLNEKSDVYSFGVVLTELISSKEAVDITRHRHDINLANMAVSKIQNNALHELVDPSLGFEKDLDVRREMMSVAELAFRCLQQEREVRPSMDEIVEILKGIKDGEKRVGVVESTPDVVDIERGGDDVGLLRNSVPPPISPETDKWTSSSDTAASL; translated from the exons ATGATCAATTTGTCTCCTTCCCTATCAAAATCTATATCCTATAGCTTCATATGGATGCTCTTTGTCATCCTCCCATCTTATGTTTTCTCAGCTGAGCAGCATCACGTACTCTGCAGTCCCTCGTTTAGTTGTGGCAATCAGAGCGGTCTCTTGTACCCTTTCTGGATTCCTGGCAGAAAAGACTGCGGTCACCCCGACTTCGAGCTCGACTGTAGCGGAGGATTTCCAGAGCTTAGCATTTCCTCTGTGAAATTCCAAATCCTAGCGGCGAACTATACCTCTGGTATCATAAAACTTGCCAGATCCGATTATAGCGATGATCCATGTTCCCAAGATTCTTTAAAGATTTCTTTCAACGAAACGGTTCTTCCAATTGCTCCTACCACCGACTGGCTGTCCGTTTATTACAACTGCGACCAAGACTTTTCACCATTTGTTAATGCTACTTATGTGAAAGAGCTCGAGTGTGGGGATGATGATAGAAGAAATTACTACGTGACGAGAAACCTAGTGTCCTCTCTACTTGAAGGGTACAGTTCGGTTTTCATAGACTTTAGGAGATCTTGCAGTATATACATTAATATTCCCGCATCTAGAACCGCACTGAACACACTCGAGAGCTTTCCAAGTACGGATAATCTAAATAAGGCGTTTAAAGAGAGTTTCGAGGTTGGAGTTAACTTAGATTGTAAGAAGTGCAGAGACTCTGGGGGTTCTTGTGGATATAATCACATACTTACCACGAGTGGGTTTGTCTGCTATTGTATAGATGATCAGCCAGGTAACGGTGTTTGCGGTTCTACAGACAAGG TTGGAAAGAAGTCTACTAAAGCAAATACAG GTATTATTGCAGCTGCTGTATCTATATCGGCGCTGGCTCTCATAGTCGCATGTGTGTTCTTACTCATCAGACGGAGAAGAAAGACACAAGAAGCTCAATACACAAGCAAGGACTTGCCAACAACATCATACTCGAGTAGAGAAACATCAAGAAATCCAACTTCCACAACAATCTCCTCTAGTAGCAATCACTCGTATCTTCCCTCAATGTCAATCTCTAACCTTCCAAACGGAAGCGACTACTACGGAGTTCAAGTCTTCAGCTAcgaagaacttgaagaagcaacCGAGAATTTCTCCAGAGAGCTCGGAGATGGTGGCTTCGGTACAGTCTACTACGGCATGTTAAAAGACGGACGAGCGGTAGCAGTGAAACGCCTCTACGAAAGATCGCTAAAACGCGTAGAACAGTTCAAGAACGAGATCGAAATCTTGAAAAGGATAAAACATCAGAATCTTGTGATACTCTACGGATGCACATCAAGACACAGCAGAGAGCTTCTACTAGTCTATGAGTACATCTCAAACGGAACACTCGCTGAACATCTCCACGGCGACCGCGCAGAAGCTCGTCCTCTTAGCTGGTCAACCCGATTAAACGTCGCAATCGAAACCGCAAGCGCATTATCCTTCCTCCACAAATCAG AGATCATACACAGAGATGTCAAAACTACAAACATACTCCTAGAAGATAACTACCAAGTCAAAGTAGCCGATTTCGGACTTTCGCGATTATTTCCAATGGATCAAACACATATCTCAACTGCACCACAAGGCACACCAGGCTATGTAGATCCAGAGTATTACCAATGTTACAGATTAAACGAGAAGAGCGACGTATACAGCTTCGGAGTGGTACTAACCGAACTAATATCATCGAAAGAAGCGGTGGACATAACTCGACACCGTCACGATATTAACCTCGCGAACATGGCCGTATCCAAAATCCAGAACAACGCGTTGCACGAGCTCGTGGATCCgagtttagggtttgagaagGATTTAGATGTGAGGAGGGAGATGATGTCTGTGGCGGAGCTGGCGTTTCGGTGTTTGCAACAGGAGAGAGAGGTTAGACCTTCGATGGATGAGATTGTGGAGATTTTGAAAGGGATTAAGGATGGGGAGAAGCGTGTTGGGGTGGTTGAGTCTACTCCGGATGTTGTTGATATTGAACgtggtggtgatgatgttgGATTGTTGAGAAATAGTGTTCCGCCGCCGATTTCGCCGGAGACTGATAAGTGGACGAGTAGTTCTGATACGGCGGCGAGTTTGTAA
- the LOC104787685 gene encoding LEAF RUST 10 DISEASE-RESISTANCE LOCUS RECEPTOR-LIKE PROTEIN KINASE-like 1.4 isoform X2, with amino-acid sequence MYYLSTSCLFLFFLFSLFHSLLCASNEKELGWCEAKFQCGNIAAGFPFSGGSRPQVCGHPLLELNCYKNITSLIISNHLYNVLQIDQTSKTLRLARAELQGSFCNATFTATTTLPPEIFELSSTYKSLNVFYLCDTKLSYQSCYTCPGRGPVSVSQNLDYHKSCQGIFTINVPKSFVPEEKELSLVHLESTLSKGFEVKLKIDEKVCHEKCSSSGGTCGFENSTQICCKEASSSSCYNLHPHDVGKKSTKANTGIIAAAVSISALALIVACVFLLIRRRRKTQEAQYTSKDLPTTSYSSRETSRNPTSTTISSSSNHSYLPSMSISNLPNGSDYYGVQVFSYEELEEATENFSRELGDGGFGTVYYGMLKDGRAVAVKRLYERSLKRVEQFKNEIEILKRIKHQNLVILYGCTSRHSRELLLVYEYISNGTLAEHLHGDRAEARPLSWSTRLNVAIETASALSFLHKSEIIHRDVKTTNILLEDNYQVKVADFGLSRLFPMDQTHISTAPQGTPGYVDPEYYQCYRLNEKSDVYSFGVVLTELISSKEAVDITRHRHDINLANMAVSKIQNNALHELVDPSLGFEKDLDVRREMMSVAELAFRCLQQEREVRPSMDEIVEILKGIKDGEKRVGVVESTPDVVDIERGGDDVGLLRNSVPPPISPETDKWTSSSDTAASL; translated from the exons ATGTACTATCTCTCAACTTCTTGtctgttcttgttcttccttttctccttATTTCACTCTCTTCTCTGTGCTTCAAATGAAAAAGAACTTGGGTGGTGCGAAGCTAAGTTTCAGTGTGGGAATATCGCTGCTGGTTTCCCCTTCTCCGGTGGGAGTCGTCCCCAAGTTTGCGGTCATCCATTGCTGGAGCTTAACTGCTATAAAAACATTACCTCTTTAATCATCTCAAACCATCTTTACAATGTTCTCCAAATAGATCAAACATCTAAGACTCTTAGACTTGCTAGAGCAGAGCTTCAAGGTTCTTTTTGTAACGCTACTTTCACAGCCACCACAACCTTGCCTCCCGAAATCTTTGAGCTTTCATCGACCTACAAGAGCCTCAATGTTTTCTACCTCTGCGACACTAAGCTTTCTTACCAATCCTGTTATACTTGTCCTGGTAGAGGTCCTGTCTCGGTCTCTCAAAACCTTGATTATCATAAGTCCTGTCAAGGCATTTTTACTATTAACGTTCCTAAGAGCTTCGTACCAGAAGAAAAAGAGTTGAGTTTGGTACATCTCGAAAGTACTTTAAGTAAAGGGTTTGAGGTGAAGTTGAAGATTGATGAGAAAGTTTGTCATGAAAAATGTTCATCCTCTGGTGGTACTTGCGGCTTCGAAAATTCCACACAAATTTGCTGCAAGGAAGCCTCATCCTCAAGTTGCTATAATCTCCATCCACATGATG TTGGAAAGAAGTCTACTAAAGCAAATACAG GTATTATTGCAGCTGCTGTATCTATATCGGCGCTGGCTCTCATAGTCGCATGTGTGTTCTTACTCATCAGACGGAGAAGAAAGACACAAGAAGCTCAATACACAAGCAAGGACTTGCCAACAACATCATACTCGAGTAGAGAAACATCAAGAAATCCAACTTCCACAACAATCTCCTCTAGTAGCAATCACTCGTATCTTCCCTCAATGTCAATCTCTAACCTTCCAAACGGAAGCGACTACTACGGAGTTCAAGTCTTCAGCTAcgaagaacttgaagaagcaacCGAGAATTTCTCCAGAGAGCTCGGAGATGGTGGCTTCGGTACAGTCTACTACGGCATGTTAAAAGACGGACGAGCGGTAGCAGTGAAACGCCTCTACGAAAGATCGCTAAAACGCGTAGAACAGTTCAAGAACGAGATCGAAATCTTGAAAAGGATAAAACATCAGAATCTTGTGATACTCTACGGATGCACATCAAGACACAGCAGAGAGCTTCTACTAGTCTATGAGTACATCTCAAACGGAACACTCGCTGAACATCTCCACGGCGACCGCGCAGAAGCTCGTCCTCTTAGCTGGTCAACCCGATTAAACGTCGCAATCGAAACCGCAAGCGCATTATCCTTCCTCCACAAATCAG AGATCATACACAGAGATGTCAAAACTACAAACATACTCCTAGAAGATAACTACCAAGTCAAAGTAGCCGATTTCGGACTTTCGCGATTATTTCCAATGGATCAAACACATATCTCAACTGCACCACAAGGCACACCAGGCTATGTAGATCCAGAGTATTACCAATGTTACAGATTAAACGAGAAGAGCGACGTATACAGCTTCGGAGTGGTACTAACCGAACTAATATCATCGAAAGAAGCGGTGGACATAACTCGACACCGTCACGATATTAACCTCGCGAACATGGCCGTATCCAAAATCCAGAACAACGCGTTGCACGAGCTCGTGGATCCgagtttagggtttgagaagGATTTAGATGTGAGGAGGGAGATGATGTCTGTGGCGGAGCTGGCGTTTCGGTGTTTGCAACAGGAGAGAGAGGTTAGACCTTCGATGGATGAGATTGTGGAGATTTTGAAAGGGATTAAGGATGGGGAGAAGCGTGTTGGGGTGGTTGAGTCTACTCCGGATGTTGTTGATATTGAACgtggtggtgatgatgttgGATTGTTGAGAAATAGTGTTCCGCCGCCGATTTCGCCGGAGACTGATAAGTGGACGAGTAGTTCTGATACGGCGGCGAGTTTGTAA
- the LOC104787685 gene encoding LEAF RUST 10 DISEASE-RESISTANCE LOCUS RECEPTOR-LIKE PROTEIN KINASE-like 1.4 isoform X3 — MYNLPTSCLFFLFLLSLFHPLPCTSSKQVHEWCEAQFQCGNITAGFPFWGGNRHKDCGHPLLELHCHKNNITSLFISKEEYYVFHLNQKSNTLTIARAELLSSFCSSFNLEKSVPPEIFELSPAYKNLTVFYLCLSPTHNLFSHTCPEIGPISASENPKHHMSCLSSCTVNVPRIFFTKEKELNMTKLERVLKQGFEVKLTVDKKACQKCSSSHGICSFKETFPYAFKCIPIDQPIVGKKSTKANTGIIAAAVSISALALIVACVFLLIRRRRKTQEAQYTSKDLPTTSYSSRETSRNPTSTTISSSSNHSYLPSMSISNLPNGSDYYGVQVFSYEELEEATENFSRELGDGGFGTVYYGMLKDGRAVAVKRLYERSLKRVEQFKNEIEILKRIKHQNLVILYGCTSRHSRELLLVYEYISNGTLAEHLHGDRAEARPLSWSTRLNVAIETASALSFLHKSEIIHRDVKTTNILLEDNYQVKVADFGLSRLFPMDQTHISTAPQGTPGYVDPEYYQCYRLNEKSDVYSFGVVLTELISSKEAVDITRHRHDINLANMAVSKIQNNALHELVDPSLGFEKDLDVRREMMSVAELAFRCLQQEREVRPSMDEIVEILKGIKDGEKRVGVVESTPDVVDIERGGDDVGLLRNSVPPPISPETDKWTSSSDTAASL; from the exons ATGTACAATCTCCCCACTTCTTGtctgttctttctctttctcttatcCTTATTTCACCCTCTTCCTTGTACTTCAAGTAAACAAGTACATGAGTGGTGTGAAGCTCAGTTTCAGTGTGGTAACATAACCGCTGGTTTCCCCTTCTGGGGAGGGAATCGTCACAAAGATTGCGGTCATCCATTGCTAGAGCTTCACTGCCACAAAAACAACATCACCTCTCTATTCATCTCAAAAGAAGAATACTATGTTTTTCATCTAAATCAAAAATCTAACACTCTTACAATTGCCAGAGCAGAGCTTCTAAGTTCTTTTTGCTCCTCTTTTAACTTGGAAAAATCGGTGCCTCCAGAAATTTTCGAGCTTTCGCCAGCATACAAAAACCTCACCGTTTTCTACCTCTGCCTCTCTCCTACGCATAACCTTTTCAGTCATACATGTCCTGAGATTGGTCCAATCTCAGCGTCTGAAAACCCTAAACATCATATGTCCTGCCTTTCCAGTTGCACCGTAAACGTTCCTAGGATTTTCTTCACAAAGGAGAAAGAGTTGAATATGACCAAATTGGAAAGGGTTTTAAAACAAGGATTTGAGGTGAAGCTGACGGTCGATAAGAAAGCGTGCCAGAAATGTTCATCATCTCATGGAATCTGTAGCTTCAAAGAAACATTTCCGTATGCATTTAAATGCATTCCAATCGATCAACCAATTG TTGGAAAGAAGTCTACTAAAGCAAATACAG GTATTATTGCAGCTGCTGTATCTATATCGGCGCTGGCTCTCATAGTCGCATGTGTGTTCTTACTCATCAGACGGAGAAGAAAGACACAAGAAGCTCAATACACAAGCAAGGACTTGCCAACAACATCATACTCGAGTAGAGAAACATCAAGAAATCCAACTTCCACAACAATCTCCTCTAGTAGCAATCACTCGTATCTTCCCTCAATGTCAATCTCTAACCTTCCAAACGGAAGCGACTACTACGGAGTTCAAGTCTTCAGCTAcgaagaacttgaagaagcaacCGAGAATTTCTCCAGAGAGCTCGGAGATGGTGGCTTCGGTACAGTCTACTACGGCATGTTAAAAGACGGACGAGCGGTAGCAGTGAAACGCCTCTACGAAAGATCGCTAAAACGCGTAGAACAGTTCAAGAACGAGATCGAAATCTTGAAAAGGATAAAACATCAGAATCTTGTGATACTCTACGGATGCACATCAAGACACAGCAGAGAGCTTCTACTAGTCTATGAGTACATCTCAAACGGAACACTCGCTGAACATCTCCACGGCGACCGCGCAGAAGCTCGTCCTCTTAGCTGGTCAACCCGATTAAACGTCGCAATCGAAACCGCAAGCGCATTATCCTTCCTCCACAAATCAG AGATCATACACAGAGATGTCAAAACTACAAACATACTCCTAGAAGATAACTACCAAGTCAAAGTAGCCGATTTCGGACTTTCGCGATTATTTCCAATGGATCAAACACATATCTCAACTGCACCACAAGGCACACCAGGCTATGTAGATCCAGAGTATTACCAATGTTACAGATTAAACGAGAAGAGCGACGTATACAGCTTCGGAGTGGTACTAACCGAACTAATATCATCGAAAGAAGCGGTGGACATAACTCGACACCGTCACGATATTAACCTCGCGAACATGGCCGTATCCAAAATCCAGAACAACGCGTTGCACGAGCTCGTGGATCCgagtttagggtttgagaagGATTTAGATGTGAGGAGGGAGATGATGTCTGTGGCGGAGCTGGCGTTTCGGTGTTTGCAACAGGAGAGAGAGGTTAGACCTTCGATGGATGAGATTGTGGAGATTTTGAAAGGGATTAAGGATGGGGAGAAGCGTGTTGGGGTGGTTGAGTCTACTCCGGATGTTGTTGATATTGAACgtggtggtgatgatgttgGATTGTTGAGAAATAGTGTTCCGCCGCCGATTTCGCCGGAGACTGATAAGTGGACGAGTAGTTCTGATACGGCGGCGAGTTTGTAA
- the LOC104787685 gene encoding LEAF RUST 10 DISEASE-RESISTANCE LOCUS RECEPTOR-LIKE PROTEIN KINASE-like 1.4 isoform X5: MYDPLSSSLILFFLFSLFHPLPCTSSKMDSCGETLFKCGNITAGFPFWSGNRPEHCGDPSLEVHCDKNNITSLNISNHVYRVFHINQTSYTLTLARADLQGPFCSSVFTNVSLPPEVFELSPTYKSLTVFYHCKPFRHYYLSYTCLKKGQISVSEKPERPESCHDSFTMNVPKSFVTNEKILNMTNLESVLRKGFEVKVKTDKTTCQECSLHPPPVGKKSTKANTGIIAAAVSISALALIVACVFLLIRRRRKTQEAQYTSKDLPTTSYSSRETSRNPTSTTISSSSNHSYLPSMSISNLPNGSDYYGVQVFSYEELEEATENFSRELGDGGFGTVYYGMLKDGRAVAVKRLYERSLKRVEQFKNEIEILKRIKHQNLVILYGCTSRHSRELLLVYEYISNGTLAEHLHGDRAEARPLSWSTRLNVAIETASALSFLHKSEIIHRDVKTTNILLEDNYQVKVADFGLSRLFPMDQTHISTAPQGTPGYVDPEYYQCYRLNEKSDVYSFGVVLTELISSKEAVDITRHRHDINLANMAVSKIQNNALHELVDPSLGFEKDLDVRREMMSVAELAFRCLQQEREVRPSMDEIVEILKGIKDGEKRVGVVESTPDVVDIERGGDDVGLLRNSVPPPISPETDKWTSSSDTAASL, translated from the exons ATGTATGATCCCCTCAGTTCTAGTTTgatcttgttcttcctcttctccttatTCCACCCTCTTCCTTGTACTTCAAGTAAAATGGATTCGTGTGGTGAGACTCTGTTTAAGTGTGGGAACATCACTGCCGGTTTCCCCTTCTGGAGCGGGAACCGTCCTGAACACTGCGGTGATCCATCGCTGGAGGTTCACTGCGACAAAAACAACATCACCTCTTTAAACATCTCAAACCATGTGTACCGAGTTTTCCATATAAATCAAACATCTTACACTCTTACACTTGCCAGAGCGGACCTGCAAGGACCATTTTGCTCCTCTGTATTCACCAACGTATCCTTGCCTCCAGAAGTTTTTGAGCTTTCGCCAACCTACAAAAGCCTCACCGTATTCTACCACTGCAAACCTTTTCGTCATTACTATTTGAGTTATACATGTCTAAAGAAAGGTCAGATCTCAGTGTCTGAAAAACCTGAACGTCCCGAGAGCTGCCATGACAGTTTCACCATGAACGTTCCTAAGAGTTTCGTTACAAATGAGAAAATTCTGAATATGACAAATTTGGAAAGTGTTTTAAGAAAAGGATTTGAGGTGAAGGTGAAGACAGATAAAACAACGTGTCAAGAATGTTCACTCCATCCACCACCTG TTGGAAAGAAGTCTACTAAAGCAAATACAG GTATTATTGCAGCTGCTGTATCTATATCGGCGCTGGCTCTCATAGTCGCATGTGTGTTCTTACTCATCAGACGGAGAAGAAAGACACAAGAAGCTCAATACACAAGCAAGGACTTGCCAACAACATCATACTCGAGTAGAGAAACATCAAGAAATCCAACTTCCACAACAATCTCCTCTAGTAGCAATCACTCGTATCTTCCCTCAATGTCAATCTCTAACCTTCCAAACGGAAGCGACTACTACGGAGTTCAAGTCTTCAGCTAcgaagaacttgaagaagcaacCGAGAATTTCTCCAGAGAGCTCGGAGATGGTGGCTTCGGTACAGTCTACTACGGCATGTTAAAAGACGGACGAGCGGTAGCAGTGAAACGCCTCTACGAAAGATCGCTAAAACGCGTAGAACAGTTCAAGAACGAGATCGAAATCTTGAAAAGGATAAAACATCAGAATCTTGTGATACTCTACGGATGCACATCAAGACACAGCAGAGAGCTTCTACTAGTCTATGAGTACATCTCAAACGGAACACTCGCTGAACATCTCCACGGCGACCGCGCAGAAGCTCGTCCTCTTAGCTGGTCAACCCGATTAAACGTCGCAATCGAAACCGCAAGCGCATTATCCTTCCTCCACAAATCAG AGATCATACACAGAGATGTCAAAACTACAAACATACTCCTAGAAGATAACTACCAAGTCAAAGTAGCCGATTTCGGACTTTCGCGATTATTTCCAATGGATCAAACACATATCTCAACTGCACCACAAGGCACACCAGGCTATGTAGATCCAGAGTATTACCAATGTTACAGATTAAACGAGAAGAGCGACGTATACAGCTTCGGAGTGGTACTAACCGAACTAATATCATCGAAAGAAGCGGTGGACATAACTCGACACCGTCACGATATTAACCTCGCGAACATGGCCGTATCCAAAATCCAGAACAACGCGTTGCACGAGCTCGTGGATCCgagtttagggtttgagaagGATTTAGATGTGAGGAGGGAGATGATGTCTGTGGCGGAGCTGGCGTTTCGGTGTTTGCAACAGGAGAGAGAGGTTAGACCTTCGATGGATGAGATTGTGGAGATTTTGAAAGGGATTAAGGATGGGGAGAAGCGTGTTGGGGTGGTTGAGTCTACTCCGGATGTTGTTGATATTGAACgtggtggtgatgatgttgGATTGTTGAGAAATAGTGTTCCGCCGCCGATTTCGCCGGAGACTGATAAGTGGACGAGTAGTTCTGATACGGCGGCGAGTTTGTAA
- the LOC104787685 gene encoding LEAF RUST 10 DISEASE-RESISTANCE LOCUS RECEPTOR-LIKE PROTEIN KINASE-like 1.4 isoform X4, with protein MYYLPNSSLVLFILFSLFYPFPCDSSKHEHGSCKTHQFQCGSITAGFPFWGGDRHKHCGHPSLELHCEKNISSLLISDHLYHVLHINQTSYTLTLVSRDLLQEPFCSSTFTNETLPPELFNLLPTYKSVTFHRSHVYPHRSIYTCREIGKIFVSENHLYKTCLSSFTVKVPMSFLTKKKVLDLQVLESVLRQGFEVKVKIDEKSCQECSSSHEICSYDETLPSGVKCNPPTVGKKSTKANTGIIAAAVSISALALIVACVFLLIRRRRKTQEAQYTSKDLPTTSYSSRETSRNPTSTTISSSSNHSYLPSMSISNLPNGSDYYGVQVFSYEELEEATENFSRELGDGGFGTVYYGMLKDGRAVAVKRLYERSLKRVEQFKNEIEILKRIKHQNLVILYGCTSRHSRELLLVYEYISNGTLAEHLHGDRAEARPLSWSTRLNVAIETASALSFLHKSEIIHRDVKTTNILLEDNYQVKVADFGLSRLFPMDQTHISTAPQGTPGYVDPEYYQCYRLNEKSDVYSFGVVLTELISSKEAVDITRHRHDINLANMAVSKIQNNALHELVDPSLGFEKDLDVRREMMSVAELAFRCLQQEREVRPSMDEIVEILKGIKDGEKRVGVVESTPDVVDIERGGDDVGLLRNSVPPPISPETDKWTSSSDTAASL; from the exons ATGTACTATCTCCCCAATTCTTCTCTAgtcttgttcatcctcttctccTTATTTTACCCTTTTCCTTGTGATTCAAGTAAACATGAACATGGGTCATGCAAAACTCATCAGTTTCAGTGTGGGAGCATTACCGCCGGTTTCCCTTTCTGGGGAGGGGATCGTCACAAACATTGCGGTCATCCATCCCTGGAGCTTCACTGCGAGAAAAACATCAGTTCTTTACTCATTTCAGACCATCTGTACCATGTTCTCCATATAAATCAAACATCCTACACCCTTACACTTGTCAGTCGAGACCTACTGCAAGAGCCTTTTTGCTCCTCTACATTCACCAACGAAACCTTACCTCCAGAGCTTTTCAACCTTTTGCCAACCTACAAGAGCGTTACATTCCACCGTTCACATGTTTATCCTCACCGTTCGATTTATACATGTCGTGAGATAGGTAAGATCTTCGTGTCTGAGAACCATTTATATAAGACCTGCCTTTCCAGTTTCACCGTGAAGGTTCCTATGAGTTTCCTTACAAAAAAGAAAGTGTTGGATCTGCAAGTTTTGGAAAGTGTTTTAAGACAAGGATTTGAGGTGAAGGTGAAGATCGATGAGAAAAGTTGTCAAGAATGTTCATCCTCTCATGAAATCTGTAGCTACGATGAAACCTTGCCATCTGGAGTTAAATGCAATCCACCAACTG TTGGAAAGAAGTCTACTAAAGCAAATACAG GTATTATTGCAGCTGCTGTATCTATATCGGCGCTGGCTCTCATAGTCGCATGTGTGTTCTTACTCATCAGACGGAGAAGAAAGACACAAGAAGCTCAATACACAAGCAAGGACTTGCCAACAACATCATACTCGAGTAGAGAAACATCAAGAAATCCAACTTCCACAACAATCTCCTCTAGTAGCAATCACTCGTATCTTCCCTCAATGTCAATCTCTAACCTTCCAAACGGAAGCGACTACTACGGAGTTCAAGTCTTCAGCTAcgaagaacttgaagaagcaacCGAGAATTTCTCCAGAGAGCTCGGAGATGGTGGCTTCGGTACAGTCTACTACGGCATGTTAAAAGACGGACGAGCGGTAGCAGTGAAACGCCTCTACGAAAGATCGCTAAAACGCGTAGAACAGTTCAAGAACGAGATCGAAATCTTGAAAAGGATAAAACATCAGAATCTTGTGATACTCTACGGATGCACATCAAGACACAGCAGAGAGCTTCTACTAGTCTATGAGTACATCTCAAACGGAACACTCGCTGAACATCTCCACGGCGACCGCGCAGAAGCTCGTCCTCTTAGCTGGTCAACCCGATTAAACGTCGCAATCGAAACCGCAAGCGCATTATCCTTCCTCCACAAATCAG AGATCATACACAGAGATGTCAAAACTACAAACATACTCCTAGAAGATAACTACCAAGTCAAAGTAGCCGATTTCGGACTTTCGCGATTATTTCCAATGGATCAAACACATATCTCAACTGCACCACAAGGCACACCAGGCTATGTAGATCCAGAGTATTACCAATGTTACAGATTAAACGAGAAGAGCGACGTATACAGCTTCGGAGTGGTACTAACCGAACTAATATCATCGAAAGAAGCGGTGGACATAACTCGACACCGTCACGATATTAACCTCGCGAACATGGCCGTATCCAAAATCCAGAACAACGCGTTGCACGAGCTCGTGGATCCgagtttagggtttgagaagGATTTAGATGTGAGGAGGGAGATGATGTCTGTGGCGGAGCTGGCGTTTCGGTGTTTGCAACAGGAGAGAGAGGTTAGACCTTCGATGGATGAGATTGTGGAGATTTTGAAAGGGATTAAGGATGGGGAGAAGCGTGTTGGGGTGGTTGAGTCTACTCCGGATGTTGTTGATATTGAACgtggtggtgatgatgttgGATTGTTGAGAAATAGTGTTCCGCCGCCGATTTCGCCGGAGACTGATAAGTGGACGAGTAGTTCTGATACGGCGGCGAGTTTGTAA